A stretch of the Mesorhizobium sp. Pch-S genome encodes the following:
- the nagZ gene encoding beta-N-acetylhexosaminidase encodes MTESQTLILGCAGTSLTREEKSFYRNECPWGFILFARNISEPEQIRDLVAEMRDCIGRPQAPVFIDQEGGRVQRLRPPLAPNYPAGAAFGALYRENEEAGLRAAWLLARLHAFDLLRYGITADCLPVLDVPVEGANDVIGARAYAKDPSIVTALGRAAAEGLMSGGVIPVMKHIPGHGRAFADTHLELPTVTTSLKELRRHDFAPFQALNQLPMAMTAHVIFSAVDPSNPATTSGKVVEEIIRGEIGFDGLLVSDDTSMKALSGDFQTKAASILAAGVDLVLHCNGVMEEMVAVASRAKPLEGKALERANKALASVKGQDDKDEAELRAEFADYFEAVA; translated from the coding sequence ATGACCGAATCACAGACCCTCATCCTCGGCTGCGCCGGAACATCTCTCACCCGAGAGGAAAAGAGCTTCTATCGGAACGAATGTCCATGGGGCTTCATCCTGTTTGCCCGCAACATCTCCGAGCCGGAGCAGATCCGCGATCTCGTGGCCGAGATGCGCGATTGCATTGGCCGGCCGCAGGCGCCGGTATTTATCGACCAGGAGGGCGGGCGGGTGCAGCGATTGCGGCCGCCATTGGCTCCCAACTATCCAGCCGGCGCGGCGTTTGGCGCATTGTATCGGGAGAATGAGGAGGCCGGGCTCCGCGCCGCCTGGCTGCTTGCCCGTCTGCATGCCTTCGATCTCCTGCGCTACGGCATAACCGCCGACTGTCTGCCGGTGCTGGATGTGCCGGTGGAGGGTGCCAACGACGTCATCGGCGCGCGCGCCTACGCCAAGGACCCGTCGATCGTCACCGCGCTGGGTCGCGCCGCTGCCGAAGGACTGATGTCGGGTGGTGTCATTCCCGTGATGAAGCATATTCCCGGCCATGGCCGGGCCTTTGCCGACACGCATCTCGAGCTGCCGACGGTAACGACATCGCTGAAGGAGCTGCGCAGGCATGATTTTGCCCCATTCCAGGCGCTCAACCAGCTGCCGATGGCTATGACCGCGCATGTCATCTTCAGTGCGGTTGACCCCAGCAACCCGGCGACTACCTCCGGCAAGGTCGTGGAAGAGATTATCCGCGGCGAGATCGGTTTTGACGGGCTTCTGGTGTCCGATGACACCTCCATGAAGGCACTTTCTGGGGATTTCCAGACAAAGGCGGCCTCGATCCTTGCGGCTGGCGTCGATCTGGTCCTTCACTGCAACGGGGTCATGGAAGAAATGGTTGCCGTGGCTTCGCGGGCGAAACCGCTGGAAGGCAAGGCGCTGGAACGGGCCAACAAGGCACTCGCTTCGGTCAAGGGACAGGACGACAAGGACGAGGCGGAACTGCGCGCCGAGTTCGCGGATTATTTCGAGGCGGTCGCGTAA
- a CDS encoding putative quinol monooxygenase: MLLIIGTVRLPPEKLAEARPVMERMILASRAEAGCLEYSYAEDVLVAGRIHVKEIWLDQASLDAHFASDHIKVWRAAWSEFGITDRNLLVYEIGEARAT, from the coding sequence ATGCTTCTGATCATCGGCACTGTCCGCCTGCCGCCCGAAAAACTGGCCGAAGCGCGCCCGGTGATGGAACGCATGATCCTTGCCAGCCGTGCTGAAGCAGGTTGTCTCGAATATTCCTATGCCGAGGATGTGCTGGTTGCCGGGCGCATCCACGTCAAGGAAATCTGGCTCGACCAGGCCTCGCTCGACGCTCATTTTGCTTCCGACCACATCAAGGTCTGGCGGGCGGCATGGTCTGAGTTCGGTATCACCGACCGCAACCTTCTTGTTTACGAGATCGGCGAGGCACGAGCGACGTAG
- the tatC gene encoding twin-arginine translocase subunit TatC: MSVSEQDEIDKSSAPLIEHLIELRRRLIWSIAGFFVAFLVCFFFAKKLFNLLVVPFKWATQWAGLDPHKVELIYTAPQEFFFTQVKLAMFGGMVIAFPLIATQIYKFIAPGLYKNERAAFLPFLIASPILFLMGAALVYFFFTPMVMWFFLAMQQAGTDSEVQISLLPKVSEYLSLIMTLIFSFGLVFQLPVVTSLMTRVGLLSSQALVDKRRWAIVIAFVVAAVLTPPDPLSQIGLALPTIILYEVAIITSRMIEKSQKREKLAREKEEAAAAAEEQPSEASTDSPQQS, encoded by the coding sequence GTGAGCGTTTCGGAACAGGATGAGATCGACAAGTCGTCGGCTCCGCTCATCGAGCATCTGATCGAGCTGCGCCGCCGGCTCATCTGGTCGATTGCAGGCTTTTTTGTCGCCTTCCTGGTCTGCTTCTTCTTCGCCAAGAAGCTGTTCAACCTGCTCGTCGTGCCATTCAAATGGGCGACGCAGTGGGCCGGCCTCGACCCACACAAGGTCGAGTTGATCTATACCGCGCCACAGGAGTTCTTTTTTACGCAGGTCAAGCTCGCCATGTTCGGCGGCATGGTCATCGCGTTTCCGCTGATTGCGACGCAGATCTACAAGTTCATCGCTCCCGGCCTCTACAAGAACGAACGTGCTGCCTTTCTGCCGTTCCTGATCGCTTCGCCGATCCTGTTCCTGATGGGCGCAGCACTTGTCTATTTCTTCTTCACGCCGATGGTGATGTGGTTCTTCCTCGCCATGCAGCAGGCGGGCACCGACAGTGAGGTGCAGATTTCGCTGCTGCCCAAGGTTTCGGAATATCTCAGCCTCATCATGACGCTGATCTTCTCCTTCGGACTGGTTTTCCAGTTGCCGGTGGTGACCAGCCTGATGACGCGTGTCGGCCTGCTGTCTTCGCAAGCGCTGGTCGACAAGCGCCGTTGGGCAATCGTCATCGCTTTTGTGGTGGCCGCGGTGCTCACGCCACCCGATCCGCTCAGCCAGATCGGTTTGGCTCTGCCCACGATCATCTTGTACGAGGTGGCGATCATAACCTCGCGCATGATCGAGAAGAGCCAGAAGCGCGAAAAGCTGGCGCGTGAGAAAGAGGAAGCAGCTGCTGCCGCCGAGGAACAACCCTCCGAGGCATCTACGGATTCCCCGCAGCAATCCTGA
- a CDS encoding ATP-binding protein, with translation MPQENIEALSEKLDRLIEAVARLAPPPPPKTDLAAADCFVWQADPGYLEPISRVNRVDIALIRSVDRVRDILFDNTERFALGYAANNVLLWGARGMGKSSLVKAVHAAINASGKADGALKLIEIHREDIDTLPKLMTMLKAAPYRFILFCDDLSFDHDDTSYKSLKAALEGGVEGRPHNVIFYATSNRRHLLPRDMIDNERSTAINPSEAVEEKVSLSDRFGLWLGFHKCSQDDYLDMVNGYVRHFGLDIDADALRAEALEWATTRGSRSGRVAWQFTQDLAGRLGKPL, from the coding sequence TTGCCCCAGGAAAATATCGAAGCGCTGTCTGAAAAACTCGACCGGTTGATTGAAGCCGTTGCCCGGCTGGCGCCGCCGCCACCGCCGAAAACCGACCTTGCCGCAGCCGACTGTTTCGTCTGGCAGGCAGATCCCGGCTATCTTGAGCCGATCTCCAGGGTCAACCGGGTCGACATTGCCCTCATCCGCAGCGTCGATCGGGTGCGCGACATCCTGTTCGACAACACCGAACGCTTTGCCTTGGGCTATGCAGCCAACAACGTGTTGTTGTGGGGTGCGCGCGGCATGGGCAAATCCTCGCTCGTCAAAGCTGTCCATGCTGCGATCAACGCATCCGGCAAAGCCGACGGTGCGCTCAAGCTGATCGAAATCCATCGCGAGGACATCGACACCCTGCCGAAGCTGATGACGATGCTGAAGGCAGCCCCCTACCGGTTCATCCTGTTCTGCGATGACCTCTCTTTCGATCACGACGACACCTCCTACAAGTCGCTCAAGGCTGCGCTCGAAGGAGGCGTCGAGGGCCGTCCTCACAACGTCATCTTCTATGCAACCTCGAACCGCCGACACCTGTTGCCGCGCGACATGATCGACAACGAGCGCTCGACGGCGATCAATCCGTCGGAAGCCGTCGAGGAAAAAGTGTCATTGTCGGATCGGTTCGGGCTGTGGCTTGGCTTCCACAAATGCTCACAGGACGACTATCTCGACATGGTCAACGGCTATGTCCGCCATTTCGGACTGGACATCGATGCGGACGCGCTACGAGCGGAAGCCCTGGAATGGGCAACTACGCGCGGCAGCCGGTCCGGCCGCGTTGCGTGGCAGTTCACGCAGGATCTGGCCGGCCGGCTTGGCAAGCCGCTCTAG
- a CDS encoding twin-arginine translocase TatA/TatE family subunit has translation MGSFSIWHWLIVLVIVLLVFGRGKIPELMGDMAKGIKSFKKGMADDEADDSRTVEHRADETVSNMKEKAGKS, from the coding sequence ATGGGTTCCTTTTCGATTTGGCACTGGCTGATCGTGCTGGTCATCGTGCTCCTGGTGTTTGGCCGGGGCAAGATTCCGGAGCTGATGGGCGACATGGCCAAGGGCATCAAGAGCTTCAAGAAGGGCATGGCCGACGACGAAGCCGACGATTCCCGCACCGTCGAGCACCGCGCCGACGAGACCGTCTCGAACATGAAGGAAAAGGCTGGCAAGAGCTGA
- the yajC gene encoding preprotein translocase subunit YajC — protein sequence MFVTPAYAQGVGATPDVFISILPFVLIFVIMYFLIIRPQRTQMKKRGEMLAAIRRGDTVVTGGGFVGKVTKVVDDHELEVDLGNGLKVTALRSTIADVRVKGEPVANQNAKN from the coding sequence ATGTTCGTGACACCGGCATACGCCCAGGGCGTTGGCGCCACCCCCGATGTCTTCATCAGCATTTTGCCGTTTGTCCTCATTTTCGTGATCATGTATTTTCTGATCATCCGCCCGCAGCGTACGCAGATGAAGAAGCGCGGTGAGATGCTGGCCGCAATCCGCCGCGGCGACACGGTCGTTACCGGCGGCGGGTTTGTCGGCAAGGTCACCAAGGTGGTCGACGACCACGAACTCGAGGTTGATCTCGGCAACGGCCTGAAGGTCACCGCACTGCGCAGCACCATCGCCGACGTACGGGTCAAGGGTGAGCCGGTCGCCAACCAGAACGCCAAGAACTAA
- a CDS encoding protein-L-isoaspartate(D-aspartate) O-methyltransferase translates to MIGSDEREGFAAFLLRLRGKGAVPKALIAAFEATPRHAFISGQFHSIAWTDRMLPIECGEAMEGADLQAAVITALNIEPGNRVLEIGTGSGFTAAVMSRLATRVVTVDRYKSLIELAKQRFEALGIANVFARHTDGSNGLVNEGPFDRIIVWAAFDSLPRFLLDQLSSGGTVIAPIGPDEGEQVLAKLLKVGSRFEREDIGTVRFQPILPGAAAFI, encoded by the coding sequence ATGATCGGTTCCGACGAACGCGAAGGGTTTGCCGCCTTTCTGCTTCGCCTGCGTGGCAAAGGTGCTGTCCCGAAAGCGTTGATCGCTGCCTTCGAGGCGACGCCGCGACATGCGTTCATCTCGGGCCAGTTCCATTCCATTGCCTGGACCGACCGCATGCTGCCGATCGAATGCGGTGAGGCGATGGAAGGGGCAGACCTCCAGGCTGCGGTCATCACTGCGCTCAACATCGAGCCTGGCAATCGCGTGCTGGAGATCGGCACGGGCTCAGGTTTCACCGCGGCGGTCATGTCGCGGTTGGCCACGCGGGTGGTCACTGTCGATCGCTACAAGTCGCTTATCGAGCTTGCCAAGCAGCGCTTCGAGGCGCTGGGCATCGCCAATGTGTTCGCGCGCCACACGGATGGCTCGAACGGTCTCGTCAACGAAGGACCATTCGACCGGATCATTGTCTGGGCAGCCTTCGATTCGCTGCCGCGTTTTCTGCTCGACCAGCTCTCCAGCGGCGGTACCGTGATCGCGCCGATCGGGCCGGACGAGGGAGAGCAGGTTCTGGCCAAGCTGCTCAAGGTTGGCAGCCGCTTCGAGCGGGAGGACATCGGTACGGTACGCTTCCAGCCTATCCTGCCGGGCGCTGCGGCCTTCATCTGA
- a CDS encoding ScpA family protein, whose product MDRLWADGDDDRVTGDPELVVDVAGFEGPLDLLLHLARNQKVDLARISILALAEQYLAFVEKVRALRLELAADYLVMAAWLAFLKSKLLIPKQPGEEGESGEEMAAVLQFRLRRLEAMRDAAARLVNRNRLGRDVFQRGIPEMVIVEKRNEYSATLYDLLTAYAGQRQRQAISNVRIAKRGVWSLKEARTILARLMGTSAEWTALDSFLIEYLASPAEKRTAMASSFAATLELVREGSMEMRQDEVFAPLYLRGRQRAKAVEVVQ is encoded by the coding sequence ATGGACCGCCTCTGGGCCGACGGTGACGACGACCGCGTCACCGGCGACCCGGAGCTGGTCGTTGACGTCGCCGGCTTCGAGGGACCGCTCGATCTTCTCCTCCATCTCGCCCGCAACCAGAAGGTCGATCTCGCGCGCATTTCGATCCTGGCGCTGGCGGAGCAATACCTTGCTTTCGTCGAGAAGGTGAGGGCGCTGCGGCTCGAACTCGCTGCTGACTATCTGGTTATGGCTGCATGGCTGGCCTTCCTGAAATCCAAGCTGCTTATTCCCAAGCAGCCTGGCGAGGAGGGCGAGAGCGGTGAGGAAATGGCAGCGGTGCTGCAATTCCGCCTGCGTCGCCTGGAGGCCATGCGCGATGCCGCCGCACGTCTCGTCAACCGCAACCGGCTCGGCCGCGATGTTTTCCAGCGCGGCATTCCAGAGATGGTCATCGTCGAGAAGCGCAACGAGTATTCTGCGACGCTCTACGATCTGCTCACCGCCTATGCCGGCCAGCGTCAGCGTCAGGCGATCTCGAATGTACGCATCGCCAAGCGCGGGGTCTGGTCGCTCAAGGAAGCACGCACCATCCTTGCCCGGTTGATGGGTACATCGGCGGAGTGGACAGCGCTGGACAGCTTCCTGATTGAATATCTGGCGAGCCCGGCTGAAAAGCGCACTGCCATGGCGTCTTCCTTCGCGGCGACATTGGAGCTCGTGCGCGAAGGCAGCATGGAAATGCGCCAGGATGAAGTGTTCGCCCCGCTTTATCTGCGCGGGCGTCAGCGCGCGAAGGCAGTCGAGGTCGTGCAATGA
- the tatB gene encoding Sec-independent protein translocase protein TatB encodes MFEVGWTEMLVIAIVMIVVVGPKDLPNMLRTFGRTVAKLRAMAGDFQKQFNEALKEAELDDVKKSVDELRSLNPAAQIRKQLNPFEQAAADVRAGVDNMMKPKPAEDPAAPAAAEPQPTEPLKNGATALPGVNGPETMPATPIVPAAEPVATAASATPAKSSPAAKPVKAAVAAAAAPVATKAARKAAGSKARTKPVAKAPAAKAPVKSAKAPSTAKAPAKKTVRTAK; translated from the coding sequence ATGTTCGAAGTCGGCTGGACCGAGATGCTGGTGATCGCGATCGTCATGATCGTGGTTGTCGGCCCGAAGGATTTGCCGAACATGTTGCGTACCTTCGGCCGCACGGTGGCCAAATTGCGCGCCATGGCGGGTGATTTCCAGAAGCAGTTCAACGAAGCGCTGAAGGAAGCCGAACTCGACGACGTCAAGAAGTCGGTCGATGAGCTGCGCAGCCTCAATCCGGCTGCGCAAATCCGCAAGCAGCTCAATCCATTCGAGCAAGCCGCTGCCGACGTGCGCGCCGGTGTCGACAACATGATGAAACCGAAGCCGGCGGAAGATCCGGCGGCACCGGCTGCCGCTGAGCCGCAGCCGACGGAACCTCTGAAGAATGGCGCTACCGCGCTGCCCGGCGTGAACGGTCCGGAGACCATGCCGGCAACCCCTATCGTTCCGGCTGCTGAGCCTGTTGCCACCGCGGCTTCTGCAACACCTGCAAAAAGCAGTCCTGCCGCCAAACCGGTGAAAGCGGCTGTTGCTGCTGCGGCCGCGCCTGTCGCGACGAAGGCAGCACGTAAGGCAGCCGGTTCGAAAGCTCGAACCAAACCTGTTGCGAAAGCTCCTGCAGCCAAGGCGCCAGTGAAGTCCGCGAAAGCGCCATCCACTGCAAAAGCACCTGCAAAGAAGACGGTGAGGACCGCCAAGTGA
- a CDS encoding LysM peptidoglycan-binding domain-containing M23 family metallopeptidase, translating to MRLKSLKANKRNLTRGCAMLLVIGAVSGCSSQVARFGGVDTMSTASTDNQRSIISKQAAAQPYPGDAQYQASNVNYSRTSVTRSSLQPVSSQPLPTVAQAAAPVVNKAHAAAEPVIAQGQARVAKVDQTVTGGINQLQAPVNSTIASAQASAEDVKGWSRAGGTQITAREGETVYNLSRRYGVPADVIMKTNGLASADGLKSGQKLVIPTYVYTNKAPVSAPDNDPNVADAKSSRGTNGPANKPLPGNAPVEKVAVLPQQPKVKESKAAAQVDASAAASDPKAKPAQVAAVQPKAGAGGYTVQQGDTLSSIARKTGVSTTALKQANSMQDGLLRIGQTLKVPAAGAAPAATVAAAKPAAPVDAVKTASIPAPEKPSATLATYTPPKKDQKVIQQAESDAAEAPDSTGIGKMRWPVRGRVISGYKSGAGGIDIAVPEGTPIKAAENGVVIYAGDGLKEFGNTVLVRHEDGLVTVYGHASSLEVQRGQKVKRGQEIARSGMSGTTDAPKLHFEVRKNSSPVDPQTFLE from the coding sequence ATGCGGCTCAAATCCTTGAAGGCAAACAAGCGCAATCTGACGCGTGGCTGCGCCATGTTGCTGGTCATCGGTGCGGTTTCTGGGTGCAGCTCCCAGGTTGCTCGCTTCGGTGGTGTCGATACGATGTCGACAGCTTCGACCGACAATCAGCGTTCGATCATCTCCAAGCAGGCGGCGGCCCAGCCATACCCTGGCGATGCGCAGTATCAGGCGTCGAACGTCAATTATTCGCGCACTTCGGTGACCCGCTCCAGCCTGCAGCCGGTTTCGTCACAGCCGCTGCCGACCGTCGCACAGGCCGCCGCTCCGGTGGTCAACAAGGCACACGCCGCTGCCGAGCCGGTGATCGCGCAGGGGCAGGCCAGGGTGGCCAAGGTCGACCAGACGGTTACTGGCGGCATCAATCAGCTGCAGGCGCCGGTCAATTCCACCATTGCCAGCGCGCAGGCTTCCGCCGAGGATGTGAAGGGCTGGTCACGCGCCGGAGGCACGCAGATCACTGCACGCGAAGGTGAGACGGTCTACAACCTCTCACGCCGTTACGGTGTGCCGGCGGATGTCATCATGAAGACCAACGGCCTGGCCTCCGCCGATGGTCTGAAGAGCGGTCAGAAGCTGGTTATCCCGACCTACGTCTACACCAACAAGGCGCCGGTTTCCGCGCCCGACAACGATCCGAACGTCGCCGATGCGAAGTCGTCGCGCGGCACCAACGGACCTGCCAACAAGCCGCTGCCCGGCAACGCGCCTGTAGAAAAGGTGGCCGTGTTGCCGCAGCAGCCGAAGGTCAAGGAGAGCAAGGCCGCTGCTCAGGTCGATGCATCCGCCGCAGCCAGCGATCCGAAGGCAAAGCCGGCTCAGGTCGCTGCGGTGCAGCCGAAGGCTGGCGCAGGCGGCTACACCGTCCAGCAGGGCGATACGCTGTCTTCCATCGCTCGTAAGACCGGCGTTTCGACCACGGCGCTGAAACAGGCCAACAGTATGCAGGACGGCCTGCTGCGCATCGGTCAGACGCTGAAGGTCCCGGCAGCTGGCGCTGCGCCTGCTGCGACCGTGGCGGCTGCAAAGCCTGCCGCACCGGTCGATGCGGTCAAGACTGCATCGATCCCCGCGCCGGAGAAGCCGAGCGCAACCCTCGCCACCTACACGCCGCCAAAGAAGGACCAGAAGGTCATTCAGCAAGCCGAGAGCGACGCTGCGGAAGCGCCTGACTCGACTGGGATTGGCAAGATGCGCTGGCCGGTGCGCGGTCGCGTCATTTCCGGCTACAAGTCGGGGGCAGGCGGTATCGACATCGCGGTTCCGGAAGGCACGCCAATCAAGGCCGCCGAGAACGGCGTCGTCATCTATGCTGGTGATGGGTTGAAGGAATTCGGCAACACGGTGCTGGTGCGCCACGAAGACGGCCTTGTCACGGTTTACGGTCATGCTTCTTCGCTGGAGGTGCAGCGCGGCCAGAAGGTCAAGCGTGGCCAGGAGATCGCCCGCTCCGGTATGAGCGGCACCACCGATGCGCCAAAGCTGCATTTCGAGGTGCGCAAGAATTCCTCGCCGGTCGATCCGCAGACTTTCCTCGAGTAA
- the scpB gene encoding SMC-Scp complex subunit ScpB, translating into MNESSNASVIPFTVEDEDEAVSVKNPAERLHQAEAVRMAEAIVFASAEPVTERQLAQRLPDGVDVAAAMVELQDIYSRRGVNLVRVGDSWAFRTAGDLAFLMSRDSVQQKKLSRAALEVLAIIAYHQPVTRAEIEDIRGVETSKGTLDTLLETEWIRMRGRRKTPGRPVTYGTTDRFLDHFALEEIRDLPGIEELKGAGLLSTRMPANFSVPLPPADPDELTEDEDPLTDIDLEELGLLTPRVTEE; encoded by the coding sequence ATGAACGAAAGCAGCAACGCTTCGGTCATCCCCTTCACGGTGGAAGACGAGGACGAAGCAGTCTCGGTAAAGAATCCGGCGGAACGTCTGCATCAGGCCGAGGCCGTGCGTATGGCCGAGGCCATTGTCTTTGCCAGCGCCGAGCCTGTGACTGAGAGGCAGCTTGCCCAGCGCCTGCCCGACGGTGTCGACGTGGCGGCAGCGATGGTCGAACTGCAGGACATCTATTCGCGCCGCGGTGTAAACCTTGTGCGCGTCGGCGATAGCTGGGCCTTCCGCACTGCGGGCGATCTCGCTTTCCTGATGAGCCGGGATTCGGTTCAGCAGAAGAAGCTCTCTCGCGCGGCGCTCGAGGTGCTGGCCATCATCGCGTACCACCAGCCGGTCACCCGTGCTGAAATCGAGGACATCCGCGGCGTCGAAACCTCGAAGGGCACGCTGGACACGCTGCTGGAGACGGAGTGGATCCGGATGCGTGGCCGACGCAAGACACCGGGCCGACCAGTCACTTATGGCACCACCGACAGGTTCCTCGACCATTTCGCGCTGGAGGAAATCCGCGATCTGCCGGGTATCGAAGAACTGAAGGGGGCCGGTCTGCTCTCCACCCGCATGCCAGCCAACTTCTCGGTGCCGCTGCCGCCTGCCGATCCCGACGAATTGACCGAGGACGAGGATCCGCTGACCGATATCGATCTCGAAGAGCTTGGTCTCCTCACGCCGCGCGTCACGGAAGAGTGA
- the serS gene encoding serine--tRNA ligase produces the protein MLDIRWIRENPQALVEALVKRSWSQADAQSTVDDIVARDEARRAHLGRLQEAQERRNSASKEIGKALSTKDAELAEKLKAEVAEIKSFIQGGEAEERRLDEALEGILAVIPNVPLDDVPVGKDEHDNVEVHKIGKVAIRPNWVKEHFEVGEALGLMDFERAAKLSGSRFTILRGQLARLDRALGQFMLDLHTTEHGYTEVQPPLLVRDEVLFGTNQLPKFEEDLFFTPHGESRLGLIPTAEVPLTNLVREEIVAHDRLPLRLTALTPCFRSEAGSAGRDTRGMLRQHQFYKVELVSITDQATSIAEHERMTQCAEEVLKRLELPFRTVALCTGDMGFGARKTFDIEVWLPGQNAYREISSCSVCGDFQARRMNARYKDREGKGNLFVHTLNGSGVAVGRALIAVIENYQNEDGSVTIPEVLKPYMGGLERIESN, from the coding sequence ATGCTCGATATCAGATGGATTCGCGAAAACCCGCAGGCCTTGGTTGAAGCGCTGGTGAAGCGCTCGTGGTCGCAGGCCGACGCTCAGTCCACGGTTGACGACATTGTCGCCAGGGACGAAGCCCGTCGCGCCCATCTCGGTCGGTTGCAGGAAGCACAGGAGCGCCGCAATTCGGCGTCCAAGGAGATCGGCAAGGCGCTCAGCACGAAGGATGCCGAGCTGGCTGAAAAGCTGAAGGCTGAAGTCGCCGAGATCAAAAGCTTCATTCAGGGTGGTGAAGCCGAGGAACGTCGGCTCGACGAGGCTCTCGAGGGTATCCTTGCCGTCATACCCAACGTGCCGCTTGATGACGTGCCGGTCGGCAAGGACGAGCACGACAACGTCGAGGTGCACAAGATCGGCAAGGTCGCGATACGGCCGAACTGGGTGAAGGAGCATTTCGAGGTCGGCGAGGCGCTGGGCCTGATGGATTTCGAGCGCGCCGCCAAGCTGTCGGGTTCGCGCTTCACCATTCTGCGCGGGCAGTTGGCGAGGCTTGATCGTGCGCTCGGCCAGTTCATGCTCGACCTGCACACGACCGAGCACGGTTACACCGAGGTGCAGCCACCGCTGCTGGTGCGTGACGAAGTGCTTTTCGGCACCAACCAGCTGCCGAAATTTGAAGAGGATCTGTTCTTCACCCCGCATGGTGAGAGCAGGCTTGGCCTCATTCCGACCGCGGAAGTGCCGCTGACCAATCTGGTGCGTGAGGAGATCGTCGCGCATGACAGGCTGCCACTGCGCCTCACAGCACTGACGCCCTGCTTCCGTTCGGAGGCCGGTTCAGCCGGTCGCGACACGCGTGGCATGCTGCGCCAGCATCAGTTCTACAAGGTCGAACTGGTTTCGATCACCGATCAGGCGACGTCGATCGCCGAGCACGAGCGCATGACGCAATGCGCTGAGGAAGTGCTGAAGCGGCTTGAACTGCCGTTCCGGACCGTGGCGCTGTGCACCGGCGACATGGGTTTCGGGGCGCGCAAGACCTTCGACATCGAGGTCTGGCTGCCTGGTCAGAACGCCTATCGCGAGATTTCGTCCTGTTCGGTCTGCGGTGATTTCCAGGCCAGGCGCATGAACGCCCGCTACAAGGATCGTGAAGGCAAGGGCAACCTGTTCGTCCACACGCTGAACGGATCGGGCGTCGCTGTCGGGCGCGCACTGATTGCCGTCATCGAAAATTACCAGAACGAGGACGGCAGCGTAACCATTCCTGAAGTCCTCAAGCCCTACATGGGCGGCTTGGAAAGAATCGAATCGAACTAA
- the surE gene encoding 5'/3'-nucleotidase SurE, with protein sequence MRILLTNDDGIHAEGLASLERIARTLSDDVWVVAPETDQSGYAHSLSISEPLRLRKIGDKHYAVRGTPTDCVIMGARKILPELPDLILSGVNSGANIADDVTYSGTVAGAMEGTLLGVRSIAISQAYSYVGEDRVVPYETTEALAPALLKKLVATPLPEGVLLNVNFPNCTPEEVEGTVVTSQGKLVHSLWVDERRDGRGLPYYWLRFGREPAEGKTGTDLHAMRNKLVSVTPLHLDLTAYEIRDQLTKALA encoded by the coding sequence ATGCGTATTCTTCTGACCAACGACGACGGCATCCATGCCGAGGGACTGGCGTCGCTCGAGCGCATCGCCCGCACGCTTTCCGACGATGTGTGGGTGGTGGCCCCCGAGACAGACCAGTCCGGCTATGCGCATTCGCTGTCGATTTCCGAACCGCTGCGCCTGCGCAAGATCGGCGACAAGCACTATGCCGTGCGCGGTACGCCGACCGACTGCGTCATCATGGGCGCGCGAAAGATTCTGCCCGAGCTGCCGGATCTCATTCTGTCGGGGGTCAATTCGGGCGCCAACATCGCCGACGATGTCACCTATTCGGGCACCGTCGCCGGAGCCATGGAGGGCACGCTGCTCGGCGTGCGTTCCATCGCCATCAGCCAGGCTTATTCATATGTCGGTGAGGACCGGGTCGTTCCCTATGAGACGACCGAGGCGCTGGCCCCGGCTTTGTTGAAGAAACTTGTTGCGACACCTTTGCCGGAAGGCGTGCTGCTCAACGTCAATTTTCCGAATTGTACGCCGGAAGAGGTCGAGGGCACCGTGGTGACGTCGCAAGGCAAGCTGGTGCACTCGTTATGGGTTGATGAGCGCCGCGACGGCCGCGGCCTGCCGTATTACTGGCTGCGTTTCGGCCGCGAGCCGGCGGAAGGCAAGACTGGCACCGACCTGCACGCCATGCGCAACAAGCTGGTATCGGTGACACCGCTTCACCTCGATCTGACCGCTTATGAAATTCGAGACCAACTGACGAAGGCGCTTGCATGA